In one Lolium rigidum isolate FL_2022 chromosome 3, APGP_CSIRO_Lrig_0.1, whole genome shotgun sequence genomic region, the following are encoded:
- the LOC124701636 gene encoding low affinity sulfate transporter 3-like: protein MESMAAVEMPVTVPAFDVSSRRPATAGLVLNSPNPPSLRDELVGVVGKAFRPRRTNGDGGGARRCAWALTALQAVFPVLQWGKTYDLKSFRSDVMAGLTLASLGIPQSIGYANLAKLDPQYGLYTSVVPPLIYAVMGTSREIAIGPVAVVSLLLSSMVQKIVDPATDPVTYRTLVFTVTFLAGVFQVSFGLFRLGFLVDFLSHAAIVGFMGGAAIVIGLQQLKGLLGLSKFTNSTDVVSVAKAVFSALHDPWHPGNFLIGCSFLIFILATRFIGRRYKKLFWLSAISPLVSVILSTAMVYATRADKHGVKIIREVHAGLNPSSVKQIQLNGPYTTECAKIAIICAVIALTEAIAVGRSFASIKGYKLDGNKEMIAMGCSNIAGSMSSCYVATGSFSRTAVNFSAGARSTISNIVMAVTVLIALELFMKLLYYTPMAVLASIILSALPGLIDIREAWSIWKVDKMDFLICLGAFVGVLFGSVEIGLGVALAISFAKIIIQSIRPQVEVLGRLQGTNIFCSVRQYPVACRTPAIQVIRIDTSFLCFINATFIKERIIEWVRAEVEASNEKARERVHSVVLDMSNVVNIDTSGLVGLEEIHKDLVSLGIQIAIASPGWQAIQKMKLGHVVDRIGEEWIFLTVSEAVEGCLTEHKGSATEC, encoded by the exons ATGGAGTCCATGGCAGCCGTCGAGATGCCGGTCACCGTGCCGGCATTCGATGTATCTAGCAGGCGGCCGGCCACGGCCGGCCTAGTCCTCAACAGCCCCAACCCGCCGAGCCTGCGCGACgagctcgtcggcgtcgtcggcaaGGCGTTCCGCCCACGGCGGAccaacggcgacggcggcggtgctcGCCGGTGTGCGTGGGCCCTGACGGCGCTGCAGGCCGTGTTCCCGGTGCTGCAGTGGGGGAAGACTTACGATCTCAAGTCCTTCCGGAGCGACGTCATGGCTGGCCTTACACTTGCCAGCCTTGGGATCCCACAG AGCATTGGATACGCCAATCTTGCCAAGCTGGATCCGCAGTACGGTCTTT ACACGAGCGTCGTCCCGCCGCTGATCTACGCGGTGATGGGGACGTCGAGGGAGATCGCCATCGGCCCCGTCGCTGTGGTCTCGCTGCTTCTGTCGTCCATGGTGCAGAAGATCGTCGACCCCGCCACCGACCCAGTGACTTACCGGACGCTGGTGTTCACCGTCACCTTCCTCGCGGGCGTCTTCCAGGTTTCCTTCGGCCTCTTCAGGCTGGGGTTCCTGGTGGACTTCCTGTCGCACGCCGCCATCGTCGGGTTCATGGGCGGCGCCGCCATCGTCATCGGCCTGCAGCAGCTCAAGGGGCTGCTCGGCCTGAGCAAGTTCACCAACAGCACCGACGTCGTCTCCGTCGCCAAGGCCGTCTTCTCTGCGCTACACGACCCC TGGCACCCGGGCAACTTCCTCATCGGATGCTCCTTTCTCATATTCATCCTCGCCACACGCTTCATC GGGAGGAGGTACAAGAAGCTCTTCTGGCTGTCTGCAATTTCACCGTTGGTCTCGGTTATCCTGTCCACGGCCATGGTCTACGCCACAAGAGCAGACAAGCATGGCGTGAAGATCATCCGCGAGGTGCACGCAGGGCTGAACCCGAGCTCAGTCAAGCAGATACAATTGAACGGACCCTACACCACAGAATGCGCCAAGATTGCCATCATCTGTGCGGTGATCGCACTCACG GAAGCCATTGCCGTCGGACGATCTTTCGCCTCTATAAAAGGGTATAAGCTTGATGGAAATAAGGAAATGATAGCGATGGGATGCTCAAATATTGCTGGATCTATGTCCTCGTGCTATGTCGCAACAG GTTCATTCTCTCGAACTGCTGTCAACTTCAGCGCAGGTGCCAGGTCGACGATTTCCAATATCGTCATGGCCGTCACGGTGCTTATTGCCTTGGAGTTGTTCATGAAGCTCCTCTACTACACACCCATGGCAGTGCTAGCGTCCATCATTTTGTCAGCGCTCCCTGGACTGATTGACATTAGAGAAGCTTGGAGCATATGGAAAGTTGACAAGATGGATTTTCTCATATGCCTTGGTGCATTCGTTGGCGTGCTCTTTGGGTCCGTGGAGATTGGGCTTGGAGTTGCA CTTGCCATCTCCTTTGCAAAGATCATCATACAGTCAATCCGGCCTCAGGTAGAGGTTCTAGGCAGGCTACAAGGAACAAACATATTTTGCAGTGTCAGGCAGTACCCTGTGGCATGCCGAACACCAGCTATACAAGTCATACGCATTGATACATCTTTCCTATGCTTCATCAATGCAACGTTTATCAAAGAAAG GATCATAGAATGGGTAAGGGCAGAAGTGGAGGCATCCAATGAAAAGGCCAGGGAGAGGGTGCACTCAGTTGTACTTGACATGTCAA ATGTGGTAAACATCGACACCTCAGGACTTGTGGGATTGGAAGAAATTCATAAGGACCTGGTGTCTCTAGGCATACAG ATCGCTATCGCCAGTCCAGGATGGCAAGCAATTCAGAAGATGAAACTTGGGCACGTTGTTGACAGAATAGGAGAAGAATGGATTTTCCTGACAGTGAGTGAAGCAGTGGAAGGATGCCTAACTGAGCATAAGGGCAGTGCAACGGAGTGTTGA